The genome window aaaaagaataaaaataatttacctTCTTCAACCTCTCAAATCTCTCTGGAAGCCACGGGGAGGCTGGGTCCACAcaaaaagtgtttttgtttcgaGTTTTAAAGCTGCAGAGACGTACACAGGCAAAAAATATCAACAACCttgttatataaaaatatatatatatatatatgttatataaataaaaaactttCTTTTCATTATTACTGGTTATGCTGATCATCAATAGAACAGTTGGGACCTTTGTATGACACAACTGTGAATGAATGTTGTTTCTCACATGAACGCATGTTTTCTACAATCGgaaaatgttgtgttttgttcataGCAGGAAGTAATGGTTCCCCTGATCGGGGCCTTTGAGACGGAAAAACAGCAATCTAGAGC of Betta splendens chromosome 19, fBetSpl5.4, whole genome shotgun sequence contains these proteins:
- the LOC114846579 gene encoding eotaxin-like isoform X5 — encoded protein: MSFSGMRLILLSTLLTLPGPGFSQCSLPTPRSGGPVALDCCFSVSKAPIRGTITSCYEQNTTFSDCRKHAFIFKTRNKNTFCVDPASPWLPERFERLKKRGICCRFP